TGGAATCTGCGTGGGAACGCACGAGGAGGGCAGACGAATGGCGTCGTGCCACCCAGCTCGCGAGACAAAGGACTCTGGATGTGCCAAACTGTGGAAGTTTTAGCAGACGAGAAACGTAGACCTTTACCGAGAATGGCACGAACCACGACGAAAGGGAAGCAGGAACAGGGGGTGAGGATCTCACGTTTCCTTCCGGTCCTACACGCTTTCGAGCGTGTAGAGAGAGATGTGAGCGTTTCAGGTGAGTGCGCTTGATGTACACCTCGCATCTTTGGTTGCCTTTTGATGGTGAGCCTGCTAAGTATGCCTCAAAACCGAGAGGATCTGTTGGTGAGGAGGATGGCTCATAGGGTGAAATGTATCATAGGGGCTAGAGGTTGACGGCGGTCATTTAGATCCTGtagtctctcttcttccgttcTGCCATCACTCTTGTAGGCTTGACTAGCGGGGTACGCGGACGGCTTGTCTTCCCGTGTGCCTTCCCTTCGTCTCTCCGAACGAAACGCAAGGTGTGCGACGACAGGGAAAAGTACGTTGCCTACACCGAGCAGACGAGCCCGGACATCCGCGGGCTACTGTGACAGTTTCCTGTGTGTCTTCATCGGTTTTCGTTACAAGCTTTTTTGCGtcccttccctctctcctggCCGTATCCCTTCTGCACCCTCGCCTTCGtgtgcctctctcctcctctgcttaTGGGAGCCTCTTGACGCCGCCTGCAAACTGATGCCTTCGTGCATGCTTTCGACCGCCAAGACCTGATTACTTGTACGATGAAATTTCTCTACCCTAGAGGGGGCTGTGCCCAGAAAAGAAGAACGGCGTCCCTACGGACGCCTCCACTCGCACTGCTCCTTTTGTTTCGTTTTAAAGACTGCTTTCCCCATCTACCTCTGTAATCACTATGGGAGTGGCAAATAGACGAGAACTAAAAGCGCCTATGTCACACATTTGCTTCTTTCAGTTGCGTGCCCCACATGGTACGAAACGTACAACATACACGACGAAAAACGAACGCGTGTTGCCTCACGAAACTGCACGCCCTGTCCTCCGCGAATCACCCTTTCTGTTGGATTTGACAAAGCGCGTCGGAGAGAGGCCACCGTCACAGCGCAACATGCGGCTCTCGCCGACGCAAGACAGGGTGTAACAGACAAAACTTTTGCGCATTCCCCTAATCCGTGTTCTTTTTAAACTCTCCCCGTGGTGCCGAACGCGGGACTTTTTGTTCACTCCCACCACCCTCCCGCGGTGCTGCCTAACAACGCATATGCGCCGTCTCTTTCGCGAGGCGCCTAAGGGATGACCATGCTTCAGAACGCAATTCACTGCGTTGGAGGCGGCATGAAGCGCACCCACCTTCAGTCACGGGCACTACCCATGAAATGCCTGCGTTTACCTCGAGACTGCGTGCCACAAAAAAGTCCCTTCAAGGACGCGCGCCTCACCCTCCGCCACTACTGCATTCGCGTGGGCGACACCAGCTCGGTCAAGCTGAGGCCCTCGCTCTCTGGATCTACTCCGTGCCCAGCAAAACTGGCACCCCTTTGTTCCCAAGAGTCGATGGCAGTCTATGGGCGCGTCCTCCGATAGTTTTCGCTTATTTCTGCGCGAGCAGAAAATGGACCGAACCAAGCAACTCAGCGAGTCCCTTGGCAAAGACCAGGCGCTGCGTGTATCCGCCAGCGATCTCAGCTTTTTCGAACTGATCTCGGTTTCTGtagcgcgtccgcggcacATCGCTGTCTTCTTTGATCGTCGGATTCAACGGtcgcgctgtctcgcctccCTCAGCTGTCACCAGGACAGGCGCTTGTTCCTCTTGAAAGTATGGCGCATACTGGCGCTCGAGGGGCTGAGAGAAAAACAGCACGCACACGTGAAACGAAAAACGCTGTGAAACGGCTTCGCGTGCAACTTTCGCGTGGCAGTCCACCGCGTATTTCGGTATCTAGGCCGCAAGCTCCAGCGAGACGCCATGATGTAAATCGCACGCACGCAAACAAGAAAACCGGCGTGTGCACGCACGtacacgcgcatgcatatagATATGATTGATGAAgagatagatacagatagaaAGTCgaatatagatagataaagGTAGATACAGCCATACAGATATAaacagatagatatagacagatGGAAGTAGACATAAATATAcagagatagatatagacagataggTAGAGCCttcggcgcgagcggcagggTGCGCGGTGCCTGCATGGGTCGTCCGCATTTTGCCGGTTACGACGATGCGACAGCATGTGATTTTATCTTCCAATAAGTCTACCAGATGCTAGCAAGATAGACGGGTAGGGGAGCTTGAGAGTGTAAAGAGAGCACCCTTGCAATACGTGTAGACACGTACGTGCGGAGAAGCACGTCGTTGTCGACTGATGCAAATATGACTCGCTTGACATGCGGGAAAACAACTAAACGAGTCCACGGTACGCTCGTGTTTTTGCGCGTAGGCCCTCGACCGAGTGGAGCCTACATGAACGAGGTTTTCTTTCGCGATTGCGGCCCTGGACAGGGCAGGTCGCCGCTTGACGACCTCGTAGAAGACTCCCTCTCGCTGAACGATTTGGAAaatcttctccttctcgcgctgttTGAGCACATCCTTGTTCTCCTGAATCGTCTTCAAGTTCTGCCGCTCATACGCCCGCAGTTCGGCCTCCAGCTTGCGCTTGActgcctcgtcgcttccACGCACAAGCTGATAAACTGAAGCAGGAAAAAAAGCCCGAGTGTACAGTGGGGAGCGTCGCGTAGGGATGTCGCGACCCGTGCGTTTGCGCAGATCTGCGACTTCCAGCTGTAGCCGCCGCTCGAAATATAGTTGCAGGGATGAGTGTCTATGGTTTTTACCCTGTGGCGTGACAGCTGTGGAACGTTTCGAAGTCTTGGAAAAAAACAGCCGACAAATCCCCACTCCGACCGATTGTGTTCCCCTTCGTTGCTGTCtatcttcgctctcctcgctgccctaAACTGCACCACATTCACAGTTTGCACTCACCAATatcctctttcttctcccggTAGTCGTCGTAAGCAGGTGTGTCGGGGAAACGCTCGCGCGTGGAATTGTAACTGCATACAAATCCAGACGTTTTGCATGAGACGAAAACACGTTGAAAGCCATCCAGCAGACACAAGGAGATCTGCGGCTGTCATAGACTCTCTGCCGCAGCAAACTTCACATGTAGCCGCCCTGGCAACACACGAGATAAAAGACTATGTAaacgtatatgtatacacacatacatgcatacatttatacatatatatatgcacacatgAGTGTGTGAGTTGCTGTGTTGAGGAAATCGGTCAGATGCAgaccctatatatatatatatatatatctacatatatataaatatatatatttatatattcaTGGCAGTGCATGCGTACGCCGGTAAGTGGCAGAACTTCATGCCTTCAGGGCATCGGGAAGAacgcctccctcgcgcatAGAGGCCTGCATCCACCGCTAAACACGCGTTCGGAACCCACGCAGGAAACCACGCGGTTGGGGAAGCGTTACTTTCGCTCACGCAGCATGGAGGTCTCTGTGGCTTACATGGCTTCGACTCGTTTCCGAATTTCTTTTTCGGCTTCCAACACTTCCATATCGGGGTCAGTTTCTTTGTAATTCGCGCGCGTCAAGCTCGTCCGGCAGACGGGacagaagccgcgccgctcgcctcgcacgccgcctctcccATTTTCGCCAAAGTGGAGATGCAGACACGAGCCGCAGATGCGGTGTTTGCAGACGTCTGAGTGAAAGAGCTTCCGCTCCGGCTGGTAGTAACAACTTTCGTAACAGACTGGGCACTCGTAGTTATCCATCGCGGATGGGCAAATCCAAGTGCCGATAAAAGCAACACACGCGTCAACAGAAGGAGGCACAGAGAACAcctagatatatatatatatatatatatatatatatatatatatatatatatatatatatatatatatatatatatataagtatattcgcatatatatatgaggaACAAGTAGATGACTGAACGACGGGAGGTAAAAGACGTTGGAGAGTGAATACATCAGTGGTTTATGTCACTGGGGTTTTTGAGTGCGTGGCTTGGCGAAGCCCGTACGCCCTGTagctgccgtcgcggccCGGAAGGCGTCTGGATTTGCCCTCGTCGCTGCTCCTGCGTGGGTTCAGAAAACCAGAAAGATGAAAGCTGTGCATGCGCCCATCAGTGCGAAGGAAATCTGGGCAGACGTCCAGGGAGAAGTGCCGCAAAAAAGGCCAGAAGAGGACACGACAGAGAAGTGTAAAaggggcggagagagaggctgaGCAAAAGGCTTGTCTTCGCCCGCTATCAGGCCAcccgctctctgcggaggcctTTTGTCTTGGCTGTGAAGCGAAGATAGGGACGACGGAAAAGGGCAGATCCCAGTTCAAAGAAGCTCCATTCCGTCTTCCCGCTAACGAATTCACTGCAGTCGGTTGAGCTCCGCATGCCGCCAAGTCGTAAACAAACACCTCAGAttgacgccgcagccgggTCACCTCCTCACAGAAAAAACATCGCGCAGCAGACTTGCTTGTGTATATCTTCTACGGTTGAGTTTTTTTGTATGGAAACGTGTCGAGCTTGATTCCCgagtctgccgccgccatcTGCGGATGCGTCCGTGAAGATTCGCCTTCTTTGCGTCCGGCGTGTCTGTTGTGGCACGCCCTCTTTGAAAATCGAGTGCACTTGCAGCTTTGCGAAAAAAACGCTGCTGGACTCAATGTCGCGGTTCGACGGCGGCAAGCCAAAGAAAGATACTTTTTTCCAACGGCGCACGAGGCGCCATTTTCTGTGTAAGTACCTCTGCTTGGGAAATTAAGTGGTGAATCGCGGGTGTCTTTACTTCTCTGCAGGGAACTCTCGTCGGCAACCCTCCGAATCCTTTTCGAGGCAAAACGGGACCTTCTGAAGTCTTCTGGGTGCGTATCAAGGTAGTTGTTCTGTATCATATGTGTGCAAAGTTTGCCTCTTCGTGACTCGGAACTTAAAACAGTTCCACGGAAGCTACTCCGCTGCTTTCTTCCTTCAAGATTTTAGTCCTGTTGTCGAAATCTTCGCGCAGGGCTTGAGGTTGACGCAGGCGTTCCGCTAGCGGTGTCTGCGTGATGGGCTTTTTTGAGATACTTCTAAAAGGCCTGCCTAAGTGAGTGATTCAGTCTTTCGGGCATCCGCTTGCTGCATCGACAGAGCTCCTCAGCCTCGCAGACGAAACCTCAGCGTCCGCGCGGGGCAGAAACTGCACATGCGTCGTGCTTGGCTCATCCAAAAAAGGATAGTGCGACTTCATGGACGGCGGGCATGCCTCGACTTCGTCGGATGGATAACGCCTGGTGGTTTCGCCTAGGAGCTCCCGAAGAGCTTTGACTAGAAAATCCTTTGAAAAACATTTCATGCGTCTCTAGTGATTTTGATCGCCTCGATAGCGTACACGCTCTCTCGTGAAGTCCGGATGGAAACCAAGTTTCGTTCTTCGACCTAAGGCTTCACCACGCTCATTCCGGTGGCGCCAGTCCATTCTGCGGCCAACACGGGTTCAGCGGGTTCCTGATTGTGTTCTAGCCACGCGAAAGGCATGCATATGTGTATCTGTGCTTGCACAGATATCTGATGGAGGCGCGGTCTGCGCCTGTGCACTCATGCGAGTATATGTAGCATCCTCAGTGCGCCGACCTGCGTCTGTTCTCTGGCTGGTTTTTTTGTCCGGTACTGGGCTCGCGGCGGTTGCTGCGCGACTCCCTGCTGGAAGTaggtgtctcctctctatcgaggcgcgagcgtcgcGTTGTTTCGTTTCAAATTTAACGGTCATGGTGCACCCAGACCCACGggctgcgggcctcgcgtCCCTGCTGAGGCACTTCCATTTGCCTCCGGGGTGCCGCAGTCCTCAggagctgcgggcggcgtactaccgcctcgcgcagcagctccatCCCGACAAaaacggcggcagcgggtcAAAGGAGTTCGGCGAGCTCCACGAAAAGTACCTCAAGTGCATGCAGCTTCTTCAGCTAGAGGAGCGGAaccgagcgcggcgctccgcgcgccacCACGAGGCCCCGTTTTCCCGGGCGCCTAACGCCTCGCATTTCTCACGGCATGGCGGCGCCTCCCatcgcagcggaggcagcggggctgcagaccgcgggcgcggcggcccagAGAACGGAACTTTCTTTTGCGCGTTCGCCGACAGAGTCGGTAGGAGCGGCGCGTGGAGCTACGAAGAGTGGGTTGCGCACATGAGCAGACAGATGCGAGACGgccgagccgcggcagccgcaggcgggctGGGCTGGGGACCTGCTtctggcggcgcgagaggctttCCCTGGGAGGAGACTACCGGAGCAGGCGGGCGAGGTCGCCCGGGTGCAGGCCCTGGGGCCTTCTGGAGCGACGagccgggggcggcgggggccaCAGGCTCGCGCCACCCGCCGTGGAGTCTGCAGCACGCAGCACTGGCGATGTTCGGCACAGGGCTTCTGCTAAGCTTTGGCGcgtcgaggcggagacgtgacgacggcggcctgcagagcgagcgagccgAGACCCacttgcgtcttctcgcagagcgccagcagcaacgcggtctgcgcgccgcgccaggaGGAGGgctgagagaggaagaggcgagctccgcgctccgcggcgactgcgATTGGAGGTCCTCAGCTTTGCAGgctggcggctcctgcgcgtTTTCAAAagacggagacgaagcggcgcgaATGCAtccaggcgcggcgctgggcgaaggcgggcgggCCGGACaaggcgggggagggggtgaGGTGAAGAGGCAGCAAGAAAAATCGGCGGCAGCTGTTGGGAGCGAGGAGCTGCTCGAGGTGGAAGAGGCGCACCGTGGAGAAGGCAAAGACGTAAGCTGTGCTTGTGCTGATAGTGCAATGGGCGCAAATCGAGTCTTCCTTCGTGGTTCGGCATGGCGACTTCGTGTAGTGTAGCCACATGCACCGCGGGGGAAATCGTAGATGCTTTAGGGAGATGGTCTTATGTGTGGCTAATCGTCTGCGCTGGAGTcctgtttcctctt
This DNA window, taken from Besnoitia besnoiti strain Bb-Ger1 chromosome III, whole genome shotgun sequence, encodes the following:
- a CDS encoding DnaJ domain-containing protein (encoded by transcript BESB_043820), translating into MVHPDPRAAGLASLLRHFHLPPGCRSPQELRAAYYRLAQQLHPDKNGGSGSKEFGELHEKYLKCMQLLQLEERNRARRSARHHEAPFSRAPNASHFSRHGGASHRSGGSGAADRGRGGPENGTFFCAFADRVGRSGAWSYEEWVAHMSRQMRDGRAAAAAGGLGWGPASGGARGFPWEETTGAGGRGRPGAGPGAFWSDEPGAAGATGSRHPPWSLQHAALAMFGTGLLLSFGASRRRRDDGGLQSERAETHLRLLAERQQQRGLRAAPGGGLREEEASSALRGDCDWRSSALQAGGSCAFSKDGDEAARMHPGAALGEGGRAGQGGGGGEVKRQQEKSAAAVGSEELLEVEEAHRGEGKDHLGITPHASAPPSPVSPRRSVLSAPRYEGLAAELAPSDAVQAREPGHPLGGLPRSGGVSASALDARPLSPFSALDARRGRENQHGDTAAGSSSHRRPEASGMPLETNDLLTKQYRRATVRKRRLRRQRHAGDQEETEETRKKRGLVENHGGADASQGSLPVSYDSRGVPPVDLTRGHRGVHRESRYIHGCGGATGAGYDDYLAEYEVHKASRSAEKSRGGELGRKERSHVWSASEEQDEDRSHSVAMKHIALQDEHEEVLQVPTTVESERAAARAAVEAIGAEFKKNIRARMQAAGA
- a CDS encoding CDK-activating kinase assembly factor MAT1 protein (encoded by transcript BESB_043810), which encodes MDNYECPVCYESCYYQPERKLFHSDVCKHRICGSCLHLHFGENGRGGVRGERRGFCPVCRTSLTRANYKETDPDMEVLEAEKEIRKRVEAIYNSTRERFPDTPAYDDYREKKEDIVYQLVRGSDEAVKRKLEAELRAYERQNLKTIQENKDVLKQREKEKIFQIVQREGVFYEVVKRRPALSRAAIAKENLVHPLERQYAPYFQEEQAPVLVTAEGGETARPLNPTIKEDSDVPRTRYRNRDQFEKAEIAGGYTQRLVFAKGLAELLGSVHFLLAQK